TTCCCGTGAGCAGAGGAAATGCTCAGGAAGTCAAGGCTCCTGCCGCCGATACCCTACCGGAAATCGTACCTGAGACGGCTGAAAAGAAAAAAATCCCCCCTCTGGATGAAGTCATGCAGATCATTGAGGAGTATTTTTCTGATCGTAAAGGCTACAAATCGGGAGATATGCTGACTCGCGGTCAGATCAAGCCACTGTTTCGGCAACTGCAGCAGGCAGGCTGGTCGGTGAAAGCGGAGAAAGACATCCTCAAACGGCTACATGCGGATTCTGATTTTCTGGTCGCTCAACTCAGCACCCCCAAAGGGGTCATTTTCATGCGTCGCATTGCCCAGATGCCGGGTGGCTATGATCGCCTCGACCATATCCTGGTCATGCCTTATGGGAAGCGACGTATTCGGGAATTCATCAATTCCCCCGGCGGATACACGATGATCGAATATATGACGACTACCAAAGGGGGTAAGAATCTGGGTAAGTACCTGTCCAAAGCAAAAACGGGCAAGGGATTCAACCAGCCAACTCCCTATATATATACTCAGACTGATTTAACGAATGTTCTCAAACAGGCTTATGAAAAAGAAAACGCGAAATCAAAGGGAAAGCGTTAGATTGAATTCCATTTCAGGGCTGTGTCCAGCTTTACTGTAGCGTCTCCAAAGCCATTTGGACCGAGTATCATAGATTGTGAGACGCTATGCTTAAATGTGATGTGCTCTAGACTGTGTCCAGCTTTACTGTAGCGTCTCCAAAGCCATTTGGACCGAGTACCATAGATTGTGAGACGCTATGGTTAAATGTGATGCCCTTTAGTTACTGCAAAACTGAATACAGGTTCCTTTGAAATCGCATTTGATAACAGCCTGTTTCTTTGACAGGTCAGCCCTCCAGATTCACACCAAAAAATGTGGCGCTCTCGGTTATATCCTGTTTACACGATTCAATCATGTTTTCAATCTGCTCTTCATCCAGGTCGAAGTAAGTCTGCATAATCTCTTCTGCTTCCAGATACTCTTCGGAACTGCGATTCCACACAGAACCTGCCAGCAGGCTCCCCGTACGTATCGCCATTCCCAGCGGACAACCATGCTGTCCGTCCCCATGATGCTGTTCAATCGCGGTCACCATTTCCGGAGGCAGTGCCCAGTGATCCAACAGACGGGCTCCGAGCAGTGCATGATCGAATCCAAAGTACTGCTGTTCTCCCTTCAGAAGCTGCTCACCATGGGGGTAACTTTCATAGATCAGACTGTATTGCTCACGTTCCACCTGTGAAAACACCAGAATTCCGACATCCGCCAGAAGACCCGCGGTGTAAGCTTCATCATTTTTCAGGCACTTATGGTGATTTGCCAGATGGGATGAAATGGAAGCAATCGTCAGGGCTCTCTGCCAGTAATCGGCAAAAATTCGCCCCTTGCTGCGTTTGGTCAGCGATTCCACCATGGAAAAGCTGATCGTCAGCATGCGAATCGCATCCTTACCCAGATAGGAGACCGCGTGTCTGATACTGATGATCTGTCGGGAGACGCCGTACTTGGATGAATTCACGACCTGCAGAATTTTCGCTGCCAGCCCGGGATCATGCTCGATACATCGAACAATATCATCAATGCGGCTTTCCGGATCTCGGGTCAGTTGCAGAATCTGTTGTGCAACTTTCGGGGCCGAGTGTAAGCGATCTAAACGTTGAACAAATCGATCTGCCAGATCAATGGGGTCTGCACAATTATCAACTAACATGACCATCCTTCTTTTTGTAGTTTACTGCGTTGCCTTTTAGCCCGTTTAGGGGTTGTCTTCTCCCGAAATCTATCTTTGGAGAACGCAGACACGGTCAATAATTGTGATCCGATAACCAGTTTTCTGATACTTGGAAGCAAGTGTTCCAGAAATGACGGTCGGGACTGTTGTAGTACCGATTGACCCTCGATTCTGAGAACAGATTTCCCTCCTCAGAATATGACTGCCTGACCTTACGCCAACAGTTTGAGTCCTGATTCCTGGATTTCATAGGGAACCAGTGATTCATCGACGGCACTGCCACGATGTTTGGCAACATGCAGTGCCCGGCTCATCCGGTTTCCTTCCTTGATTTTACCCATCAGAATGATGGTATTCGCATTGGAAAGGACATCCCCGCTCTCGATTGGACGTTGTATGAGATCATCCAGCATCACTTCATGCGTCGTCAGCAGCAGCAGACATCCGATCTGCTGAAAATCATAACGATGCTGTTCTACCTCGGCCTGATGACTGCGGAACTGTGCCCGGAACAGATCACGGGCGACCCAGTCATATTCTTTACGGAGGATCTGGTGGTAGACGTATTCAAACGCATGAAACTGGAACGAATCACTGGGGCGGTCCGTCGGTTCGATACCATCGATCACCGTCCGTCGGACGCCATGCACGAAGTTGGAATAAAAAAAGGCAATCGCGGCGTCCAGTTTCTTGACGAATTCCAGTTTCCACTCTTTCCATTCATCCAGTTCCATATCACGGCGCGTCACCCGACGACCACTCTGGCGAAACAGATGCTGGTAGTCGGTTCGCGTCTCAGCATCCCAGATCCGGTCCAGGTCAAAAGGCGCATCAACCAGTTGTTCACGCAGCTTCCATTGGAAAAGTCGCTCGGCGTAATCACTGTGACTTTGGGAATCTCCGCGGGTGGCCATATCAAACAGCACCCCGGTCTGCCCTTCCTGCTGCAAGCCAGCCTCTGCGAACTGCAGACCAAGCTGTGTTTTGCCGATCCCGGTTGCGCCCAGCACCACGGTCAGTTTGCCTGGCAGCAACCCGCCCGAGAGCAGTTCGTCGAGTTCAGGAATTCCCGTTTTTTGTCGCAAGTCAGCCATGATGAATCTTCGTTTCGCGGAAAGAACCTCCGCGCCTTTGTGCTTTTCGGTTAGCGCCAGCCGCTGAGTTGACCAGGATCAGACGGTAATATAGCGGTCACGGGCAGCCACATTCCAGTGGTCAACCACTTTTCCGACACTGACGACCGTCACTGATTTATGCAGAGCTGACGTCGGGCAGACGTGCCGGGGAATCGCCAGTAGTTCATCACCGGGCTGAAATTCGGCAGCCCGTTCACTGATGACGACCAGATGTTCTTCATTCTGCAGTACCGGTTTCGCATCGGGTAGATCGGGGAACCGGCAGCGATTTTCCATCGCAGGGTCAGAAGCAATGGCTTTATAACCCAGATCAAAGGTAATGCGTTCCGGACCGGGGCGGCTGATGACACGCGTTAACACCATCGCTGCCGGAGTAAAATTCAGGTCGGGAAACATTTCCCCATACCCGACATCATGCAGCACACAGGTTCCCGGGCAGACTTCGATATCCGGATCGTCAATGCTGGCAAAGATGGGGAACGAACCGGTCGCACCTGCCACAATCCGCGGGACCGGGAGTCCTTCGGTGACCAGTTGATCCCGCAGACGACTTACGTTGTTCCAGACTTCTTTAACCGCGATTTCCCGTTCATGAAAATCAACCTGATGATTCTGCCCATCATAGGCGTGCAGACCCGCCGCGATTAAACCGGGCGTATTCGCGATCATCTGGTACAGTTCGACTGCATTCTCCCCAGGTGCAATACCGGTTCGATTCTGGCCGGTATTCAGATCGAGCAGGACTTCGATTTCGAGTCCTGCGGCGGACATCGCTTCGCCCAGTAAGTCAACCGGGGCGGGATGATCGGCGGTCACCTGCAGCGACACATCGGGCCAGCGTTTACGAAACTCCACCGCGCGGGCGATGTTGGGGCCGACCAGGTTATAAGCCAGACAGATATCTTTGACACCCGTATCTGCCAGCATTTCGGCTTCCGCAAATGTCGCCGCCTTATGCTTCAGGATTCCCAGTGAAAGTTCCAGTTGGATGATCTCACGCATCTTATGAGTTTTACAATGCGGGCGCAGTCGGGAAGGATCTCCGACCAGCTCAATCATTTTTCGTAAGTTGTCCTCAAGCAGATCCTTGAAGATAATCATTCCCGGTGAAATGATCTGACTTGTATCGTCTATCTGATAGCATGCATCCATGAGCAGACCTGATCGCAGTTTGAAATTTTAAATACCCTGAAAAAAGACCTTTTCCGCCGTCTTTTCCAGAATCCATTCTTTGTCCATCGCAGACAGAAAGGGCAGACCATTCTTGACTAAACCAATGGATGCCTGATACGAATGATCGCCTTGCACCTGGTAAGGACAGTCGGTGGCCCACATCAGACGATTCGCTCCAAAGGCCTGATACACTTTCTGGATCAGTGGCAGCAGATCGTGGTAAGGCATCTTTTTTTTGCCCAGTGCATAGAAGGCGGAGACTTTGACATACACGTTGGGATGCTTGGCCATCTTGCAGAGCATGTCAACTTCTTTCGGATCGATTTCCCCGGAAACACCAATGCGGGCCAGGTGGTCAATAACGACCGTCGTATCGCGATGTTTCTGGCACATCTTATCCAAGGCAGGCAGGCCGACGGCATCCATCAGGCAGCACATGGCCATGCCTTCTTTGGCGCCGGTCTTCCACATCTCTTCCATGCATTCCCCGTCCAGCCATTCATCGACTTTTTTCGACAGAGGACGAATGCGAAAGCCCCGCACGCCTTTCTTTTTCAGAGCCAGCATTTCAGGAGTCGGGTTCTTTCCGTTCTGATCGATCACCGCGACACCTGAAAACATACCCGGATATTTCGCCATGCTGTCCAGCATATAGCTGTTGTCAAAGCCATAAAAGGACATCTGAATCAGCACCACCCGATTCACGCCGACCGGCATCATTTGTGCCTGCAGTTCTTCAGCCGTAAAGCTGGGCGGTACCATATCAGAAACCTGATACCCCGGTGCCAGGGGATATTTTTTGACATCCGGAGTCCAGACATGCGAGTGTGCGTCGATATATTCCATTGCATAAGCCTCTGATAGAAAAGGTTAGCGGGAAAAACAGCCAGAATCAGGAATCGGCCTTATTGATGTAAAAGAATTTGTGCACGAGTTCTTCCGGTGGGGGTGCCGTCATTTTTGTAACAATAAATCCGGAGACAAACGAGACAAACAAGCCGATAATGATCGGATCAAAATCGAATAACTGGTAAGGCTTGAAAAAGCTGCCATTCACAAAATAGCCGGTGATATACATCGCCAGATGCACGGAAAAGCCACCGAGCATGGCCCCCATGGCGCCGGCCGCATTGACGCGTCGCCAGTACAGACCATAGACAATCGTCGCCAGAAAACTGGCAGCCAGACCACTGCCGACATACACGATAATATCCTGCAGGAACTGGGGAGGATTGATGGCGACCACCATCGCAGCGGTACCGACAACAAAGGTCGCCAGGTAACTTAACATCTTGATGGTTTTCTCACTGGCTTCGGGATTGATATTCCGCTGATACACGTCACGCACCCAGGCCGAAGAAATCAGCAGCAGGAAGCTGTCGACGGTCGACATCACCGCGGCAAAAGGAGCCGCCACCAGCAGACCTGCCAGCCAGCCCATGCCGATATGTTCGGTCAGATAAACGGCCATGGCCGGCATGATCCGGTCAGAATCACCTTCCATCCCCGGCAGCAATACGCGGGCACAGCAGAAGATCACGACCAAAGGGAAATAGATCAAAGTGTAATAAATGGCCACCGTACAGATAGAACGCTGCAGGGTTTTTGTATCGCGAAACGCCATCAGACGTACCATATTGGCCGGCTGACCGGTCCCGGAAATCGCCCACATGAAGAAGAACGAAATCGCCAGGCTCAAGGGGAGGAATCCACTGTCGCTGCCGGGACTGGGTCCGGGGCCGACCACATAGGTGCCCTGCTGGCTGCCTTCTTCTCCGTACGCATACGATTTGAGATCGATATTGGAAACACTGACGCCATCGAGAAATTTTTCACTCTCTCGGCGGCCTAAGATTCGCTCGATATCATCCAGTGTGGTCAACTGCAGCACTTTGACTTCATTGACGGTAGTCTCCCCCTTGACTATTTCGTTCTCCACAGTGACACGGAATAACAAAGGCGTTTTATTATCGTCGATCGGGGTATCGGTAATCCAGGTTCCCGCTTCAATCCGCATCGTTTCCGGCGCGGGTTCTGCGAGCGTTAATGTAATCCCCCCCTTGTCCGGATCCGAGATCCGGGGCGGCGTCATTTTTGCCATCAGTTTCGTGGTATTTTCCAGCCCCCCCGCCTGTGAGATGGCTAAAGGCAGCATGATGATCACACCAATGACCATCACAATGCCCTGCATCACATCGGTCCAGACAACCGCATGAAAACCGCCGTAGGTAGTATAGAGAATGACGGCAACACCAAAGACCAGCAGACACAGCAGGTATTCTGGGCTTTCCGATTCTGAAATATAGGGGATACCGGCGACTGCCTGGGACAGTCCGGCTGCAGTACTTTCAAAGATCGTAACGCCATCCAATAGTGTTTGCAGGATCAGGCTGCCCGCTTTGAACTGGGCCACCAGGTTAAATGACATGAAAAACACGATCAGTGAGACCGCCATCAGACCTAATATCGGGCTGTGAAAGCGGTCGCGAACCACATCGGGAACCGTGATCGAGCCGGAGCGGCGTGCCACCTGGTTCAGACGTTTTCCAATCAGGCCCATCGTACAGATGGGAACCACCATGTAGCTGCCGATCCAGAGTGCCAGAATCCAGCCATGCGAATAAATCTTGGAAGGAAAACCGGTAAAACTGCCGCCGGAACTACTGGTCGCGGCAAACGTCAACGCAAACGCCCAGACCCCCAGACCACGACTTCCCAGAAAGTATTCACTGAGAAAGCTTTTGCTTTTGAGCAGTCGATTGGACAACGCGGCAATGACGAAAACCGCTGCCGTGTAGATTAAAAAGGAGACGAGTGCCGCATTCGTGCTGGACTCGGCAAACAATGTCGGCAGACTCAGATTTGTTGTTGATAGAAAGTTCAAGACTCATTCCCCCCGGCAGTTGCTTCATCTTCTGCTGCATGCATCTCTGCAATTTCTTCTGCGAGATCTTCACCTTCGTGAGCTACTCCGAGGTCGTCTTCTTTCATATAAAACAGGCAGAACCAGACAGTAAACAGGTCGGCAACTACCCAGGGGAAAGCAATCCCCCAGAAAACCCAGCTGGGAATACCCATGGTCGTTTCAATATTTTCCGGATCAAGACCCGATTGAAACCCGTTGAGGTAACAGTACGGGACCGACCACAATAATGCGACCACCCATAATCCCAGAATAATCCAGGCTTCACGTTTTGAGTTTAAAAAGACAGGGTCAATCTGCATTGACTCTGTGTCGTTCGATGGTGCGGTACTCATTGCACGGCCCTCACTTCTAAACGAATATCTCTATGTTGAGCGTTAAGCGACCGATTGTACTCTCGATCCTGACGAGACACAAAGGACCTCTACCCGATTGCACAAATTTTATCAGAACTGAATTCACCGTGACACAAACGTGAACAGGCTGTTATACTGTCCCATAGATAAAACCTGTCAGTTTTACCTGTAAAACCAGCGGCGTTTTTCGTGCAAATCAAAATTTTCTCCGGGAGTAAGTCGATATGAATCTGCGTCCGTTATTTCCAGTTAGCGTCTGTACCTTGTTACTGATCTGCTGCACGGGCTGCAGTTCTGCTGATGCTCCTCAGGAACCGGTCGAACAGGTCACGGTCGACCTCGGCGGTGATGGCGTCGATCTGGGAGACGGGGAACCTCTGGAAATGGAAGACAGCTCGGCTGCTCAAACCGGTACAAAGAAAAAGCCGGCGCGTCGCTTCGAACCGATTACGCTGGGAAGTCGTTCGTCAACCGCAGGATCAAAATCAGAAGTCCCGGATGAACAGACGTTTGATAATGTTCTGGAAGCCTTGAAGCCACTGCAGATCATGCTCGGTGACTGGGGCGGGATCACATTCAAAAAAACCGATGGTTTCAGTTCGGTGGAAACACTGGACTGGGTCTGGGATCTGCAGACCAATCCGCTACAACCCGCTCTTGTCATGCAGGCAGACAAAAGCCGCTACTATGAAAATGCCCGCTTAACTTACCTGACAGACAAACAGAAGTATCAATTGACGATCACCAACAAAGACGGAGACCGGCGGATTTACGAAGGCGACTTCTCGGTCCCTGTTACCAAAGTGGAGGGGGATGCCGATCCCAATATTCTGCAGACCACTTACAAACTCAGCCTGTCTCTCGTCGACCCGCCGAACGAACGAAAGCATGCCCAGATCACCTTGAATCAGCAGAACAACGATCGCTACCTGTTTGAAATCTACGATCTCCGCGGCGACAGTGTTGCCCGCGTCGATACGATCACCACAAGACGCAAGGGAACTTCGTTCGCGAAAAGCGATTCCGATTACGGTGACAAAACCTGCGTGATATCAGGCGGCCTGGGAACGTCACAGGTGAATTACCAGGGGAAATCGTTCTGGGTCTGCTGCAGTGGATGTCGCAAGGCCTTTGACGCCGACCCGGAAAAATGGATCGCCAAACACAAAGCCAATAAGAAAAAAGCGATGAACCAGTAGTCGCGAACAACGCATCAGTCTGCTTTCCAGCGAAGCGTGAGTTCCTCCCAGCCAGGCACACTGCTCTCAGGATACTCCTGCAGAAAAGGCACACGTTCCACGACCTGTGTGAATAACGTCGCGATCGCCTCTCCCATTTCCCATAAGGCGTGCCTGAAATTGGCCTGCTCCGCAAGTGCCTGCATGTCGGAATAGGAAAGTCCTCCCGTCAGACGGCTGAGCTCTGCATCACATTCCCACTGCGCCCCCTGCTGTTTGAGTGCATAAAGCTTCATCAGTCGCGGAAACGGATTTGATGGAAGCCTCAACGGAAAATCTACGCAAAGATCAGAAGACGTTGACAGATCGACAGCGAACCGTTGAGAACGATGAAGGTTCCGCAAACGGTATATGAAGATTTCATATAGATCATAACAACGTATCATCAGAGCATTTATTTTTATTCTGGCCGAACTAGAGTCCGGTAACGTTCATTTTCTGCAGGACGTCCAGCCAGAATCTCGCCTCCGGATCCCTGTCCTTTTTTCCCTGCTGATCGAAATCAGAATTATTTCAAATTAGCCTGAGAATTTTCTCAGCCCTGCAGGGAAACATCATGTAGACCCAACGGTCCGCAGACACGTTTTCTGGACCCGAATTATTTCACCACAAAGCCTCCCATGGATCGTTCTGACATATTTACGACACCGAATCGAAGCACATTCGATTCGAAACCAGAAAGAGATGCGGACGCCGCACCGCTTCAGAAGACTGCGCAGGACGAACAGTTCATGCGGCTCTACGCCAACTCGTATTCCCGCATTTTCCGCTTTATTCTCACTTTGATTCCCTGCCGTAACGATGCGGACGAAGTCATGCAGGAGACCAGTCTGGTCCTGTGGCGGAAGTTTGATGAATATCAGTCGGAAGGAAATTTCACCCGCTGGGCCTGTGGCATTGCCCGGCTTGAAGTACTGCGACTGATGGAACGTAAAAAGCGATTCGCTGCCCTGTTTGATGAACAGCTTCTCAATCAAATCGCATCCACCCGCGCCCGCTGTGAAGAACTGCTCGAAATCAGAAGAGATTTTCTCGCGATATGCAAACGTCAGTTGCCGGAAAAAGATCTGTACCTGTTGCAGTTGATCTACGAATCGGAACATGGCGCCAAAACCGCATCCAGTATCATGGATCAGCCTTTGAGCACGATCTATCGACACCTGGATCGCATCCGCAATACGCTGTTTCATTGCATTGAGCGAAAAATGAACGCGGAGGATACAGAATGAGATCACTCCAGCGTAAACAGCGGGCCCTCATCAAACTGATTTACGAAGTACAGAACGAAACGGCCAGCAGCAATCAATTAAAAGAACTTTCCGAACGACTGCGCGGCGATGTAGAAGCACAGAAACTGTATGTCTATCTGATGGACATGCACGCCGAACTGATTCTCGAAGAAGAGTTTCTCGCCCCGGAACAATGGGACCTGTTTTCACAACAGACAGAACAGCAACGTACTGTCAGAAAACTGCCTCGCGCGCGAAAACCACTCTCACATTACCTGCTGCTGACGATCTGTTATTTACTCCCCTTCACGGTCCTGGCTTACTTCACCTGGTATGCCGTCCAGCCCGTACCCCACACG
The sequence above is a segment of the Gimesia algae genome. Coding sequences within it:
- a CDS encoding amidohydrolase family protein yields the protein MEYIDAHSHVWTPDVKKYPLAPGYQVSDMVPPSFTAEELQAQMMPVGVNRVVLIQMSFYGFDNSYMLDSMAKYPGMFSGVAVIDQNGKNPTPEMLALKKKGVRGFRIRPLSKKVDEWLDGECMEEMWKTGAKEGMAMCCLMDAVGLPALDKMCQKHRDTTVVIDHLARIGVSGEIDPKEVDMLCKMAKHPNVYVKVSAFYALGKKKMPYHDLLPLIQKVYQAFGANRLMWATDCPYQVQGDHSYQASIGLVKNGLPFLSAMDKEWILEKTAEKVFFQGI
- a CDS encoding sigma factor, yielding MDRSDIFTTPNRSTFDSKPERDADAAPLQKTAQDEQFMRLYANSYSRIFRFILTLIPCRNDADEVMQETSLVLWRKFDEYQSEGNFTRWACGIARLEVLRLMERKKRFAALFDEQLLNQIASTRARCEELLEIRRDFLAICKRQLPEKDLYLLQLIYESEHGAKTASSIMDQPLSTIYRHLDRIRNTLFHCIERKMNAEDTE
- a CDS encoding D-TA family PLP-dependent enzyme, coding for MDACYQIDDTSQIISPGMIIFKDLLEDNLRKMIELVGDPSRLRPHCKTHKMREIIQLELSLGILKHKAATFAEAEMLADTGVKDICLAYNLVGPNIARAVEFRKRWPDVSLQVTADHPAPVDLLGEAMSAAGLEIEVLLDLNTGQNRTGIAPGENAVELYQMIANTPGLIAAGLHAYDGQNHQVDFHEREIAVKEVWNNVSRLRDQLVTEGLPVPRIVAGATGSFPIFASIDDPDIEVCPGTCVLHDVGYGEMFPDLNFTPAAMVLTRVISRPGPERITFDLGYKAIASDPAMENRCRFPDLPDAKPVLQNEEHLVVISERAAEFQPGDELLAIPRHVCPTSALHKSVTVVSVGKVVDHWNVAARDRYITV
- a CDS encoding DUF997 family protein, with the translated sequence MSTAPSNDTESMQIDPVFLNSKREAWIILGLWVVALLWSVPYCYLNGFQSGLDPENIETTMGIPSWVFWGIAFPWVVADLFTVWFCLFYMKEDDLGVAHEGEDLAEEIAEMHAAEDEATAGGNES
- a CDS encoding RAD55 family ATPase, yielding MADLRQKTGIPELDELLSGGLLPGKLTVVLGATGIGKTQLGLQFAEAGLQQEGQTGVLFDMATRGDSQSHSDYAERLFQWKLREQLVDAPFDLDRIWDAETRTDYQHLFRQSGRRVTRRDMELDEWKEWKLEFVKKLDAAIAFFYSNFVHGVRRTVIDGIEPTDRPSDSFQFHAFEYVYHQILRKEYDWVARDLFRAQFRSHQAEVEQHRYDFQQIGCLLLLTTHEVMLDDLIQRPIESGDVLSNANTIILMGKIKEGNRMSRALHVAKHRGSAVDESLVPYEIQESGLKLLA
- a CDS encoding HDOD domain-containing protein translates to MLVDNCADPIDLADRFVQRLDRLHSAPKVAQQILQLTRDPESRIDDIVRCIEHDPGLAAKILQVVNSSKYGVSRQIISIRHAVSYLGKDAIRMLTISFSMVESLTKRSKGRIFADYWQRALTIASISSHLANHHKCLKNDEAYTAGLLADVGILVFSQVEREQYSLIYESYPHGEQLLKGEQQYFGFDHALLGARLLDHWALPPEMVTAIEQHHGDGQHGCPLGMAIRTGSLLAGSVWNRSSEEYLEAEEIMQTYFDLDEEQIENMIESCKQDITESATFFGVNLEG
- a CDS encoding sodium:solute symporter family transporter — its product is MNFLSTTNLSLPTLFAESSTNAALVSFLIYTAAVFVIAALSNRLLKSKSFLSEYFLGSRGLGVWAFALTFAATSSSGGSFTGFPSKIYSHGWILALWIGSYMVVPICTMGLIGKRLNQVARRSGSITVPDVVRDRFHSPILGLMAVSLIVFFMSFNLVAQFKAGSLILQTLLDGVTIFESTAAGLSQAVAGIPYISESESPEYLLCLLVFGVAVILYTTYGGFHAVVWTDVMQGIVMVIGVIIMLPLAISQAGGLENTTKLMAKMTPPRISDPDKGGITLTLAEPAPETMRIEAGTWITDTPIDDNKTPLLFRVTVENEIVKGETTVNEVKVLQLTTLDDIERILGRRESEKFLDGVSVSNIDLKSYAYGEEGSQQGTYVVGPGPSPGSDSGFLPLSLAISFFFMWAISGTGQPANMVRLMAFRDTKTLQRSICTVAIYYTLIYFPLVVIFCCARVLLPGMEGDSDRIMPAMAVYLTEHIGMGWLAGLLVAAPFAAVMSTVDSFLLLISSAWVRDVYQRNINPEASEKTIKMLSYLATFVVGTAAMVVAINPPQFLQDIIVYVGSGLAASFLATIVYGLYWRRVNAAGAMGAMLGGFSVHLAMYITGYFVNGSFFKPYQLFDFDPIIIGLFVSFVSGFIVTKMTAPPPEELVHKFFYINKADS